The Megalobrama amblycephala isolate DHTTF-2021 linkage group LG20, ASM1881202v1, whole genome shotgun sequence genome includes a window with the following:
- the mmrn2b gene encoding LOW QUALITY PROTEIN: multimerin-2 (The sequence of the model RefSeq protein was modified relative to this genomic sequence to represent the inferred CDS: inserted 1 base in 1 codon) translates to MAQTLPLLLLAVLNSLSCHSEVRARDPDVEEEEAVGTRGRGHHMPDTFGMPHEHHSIPVPPDGTPQNLAPPSKETIHQAAKRGNWCAYINHRVVTTAVLCATETQTVKSVNPCPDGAPDCQIITQSSRPVYKQKQAALSSMHWKCCPGYGGYNCLEKDKPPEDEKHSSKSEVKDNGNSEGKMETDLLEDGSWADKPLQEAPIHGSSPNQSPDGAKEGIHTSQPLPFLDSSILLSMHRLMSTMMSQLQPVLESFNQTLEHLSSEVDTLSQDLQQLRMEQEDNRSISRGEGHSGSIEQKLEYSHLQIDQMKTQLDAQKDQMERAFQTQQELLKHNLTKLKEEMDDRISQSQDAQVNLQSLTELVEEVRLGQNGLEEALQRQRTEFVSLSGGQPTQVSGVWEAITRLDEKAQSNSVQLSRLSETSKDSARMIKDLQRDLLILGQSLEEVKQRNEVHFAETGLEVEANRVRVLNSIGELTSNLSAHEGQLREIELDLDNIYRQLQRNDSVISEQVCSCKSIGSSLARLELEVANVTHLTRQNQLALEEADLDMIRVTEMEDLHQGLLNMKESLAFEQSRSRSLHDSISHLQASLLDSQQEIQGLKEQDENKSADIRGLSATFSSLLNDAVXHSDVLEVLLGEEVLEFTRWSHSQKKEFSIPDLLQRMHVMQQKIETHDMSLNSLRRKHPDGDEMNSDDPVTYSEGTATKNLVKGTESYQSSLEPLTGEEDVDYSVSDFWSLGKEVEQLAGRITMLEEHCGNCTEPPGGSVVELQADIASLRQSLEDHLRMFQKLFSNTEELVSTTRSLNLLEVWRLVRKKEEKRRRGHQNQEQMKREEKTSSMRSKRHSETEHAQLLHPPVVFITSLDYRIGPNGELASKNVAVNYGGTFNPTSGVFQAPETGLYLFLVTLDFERGLSLAVLKRGGVPVASIRQEPGEKRGPVSRASLLELRRGETVTLELMHGSLRKAQPGDNTLSGLLLFITEHKDLL, encoded by the exons AAACTGGTGTGCGTATATAAATCACCGTGTGGTCACCACAGCCGTACTCTGCGCTACAGAGACTCAAACAGTGAAATCGGTGAACCCCTGTCCCGATGGAGCTCCTGACTGTCAAATAATCAC GCAATCCTCACGGCCTGTGTACAAGCAGAAGCAGGCAGCACTCTCTTCTATGCACTGGAAGTGTTGCCCAGGCTATGGAGGATACAACTGTCTGGAAAAAG ACAAACCTCCAGAGGACGagaaacattcttcaaagtCTGAGGTTAAAGACAATGGCAACTCAG aAGGTAAAATGGAAACAGACCTATTGGAAGATGGAAGCTGGGCTGACAAACCTCTACAGGAGGCTCCCATTCATGGTTCTTCACCAAACCAGAGCCCTGATG GTGCCAAAGAAGGGATCCATACCTCTCAGCCTCTGCCATTCCTTGATTCATCAATTCTGCTGTCAATGCACCGGTTAATGTCAACTATGATGAGTCAGCTTCAACCAGTGCTAGAAAGCTTCAATCAAACACTGGAGCATCTGTCCAGTGAGGTAGACACACTGTCTCAGGACTTGCAGCAGTTGCGGATGGAACAGGAAGACAACAGATCCATCAGCAGGGGTGAAGGTCATAGTGGATCTATTGAGCAGAAACTAGAGTACAGCCATCTCCAGATCGACCAAATGAAAACCCAACTGGACGCACAGAAAGACCAGATGGAGAGGGCCTTTCAGACCCAACAAGAACTGCTGAAACACAACCTAACGAAACTGAAGGAAGAGATGGATGATCGGATCAGTCAGAGTCAGGATGCACAG GTAAATCTCCAGTCACTAACTGAATTGGTTGAGGAGGTGAGACTTGGCCAGAATGGGCTGGAAGAGGCACTGCAGAGACAGCGTACTGAGTTTGTCAGTCTGAGTGGAGGTCAGCCAACACAAGTGTCAGGAGTGTGGGAGGCCATCACTCGGCTAGATGAGAAGGCACAAAGTAACTCTGTGCAGCTCAGCAGGTTGTCTGAGACTTCAAAGGATTCTGCTAGAATGATCAAGGATCTGCAAAGAGACCTATTGATCCTGGGACAAAGCCTAGAAGAGGTCAAACAACGCAATGAGGTCCACTTTGCAGAGACAGGTCTGGAGGTGGAGGCTAATCGTGTCAGGGTCCTCAACAGCATTGGTGAGCTTACATCTAACCTAAGTGCACATGAGGGTCAGTTGAGAGAAATTGAGCTTGACCTGGACAACATCTATCGTCAACTACAAAGAAATGATTCGGTAATTTCAGAGCAGGTCTGTAGCTGCAAGTCGATTGGCAGTTCACTAGCTAGGTTGGAGCTGGAGGTGGCTAACGTGACACATTTAACAAGACAGAACCAACTTGCACTTGAGGAGGCAGATCTAGATATGATTCGGGTCACTGAAATGGAGGATCTTCATCAGGGCCTGTTGAATATGAAGGAATCATTGGCCTTTGAGCAGAGCAGAAGCAGGAGTCTTCATGACAGTATTTCCCATCTACAGGCTTCACTCCTGGACAGCCAGCAGGAGATACAAGGCTTGAAAGAGCAGGACGAGAACAAGTCGGCTGACATTCGAGGCCTATCAGCCACCTTCTCTTCCCTCCTAAATGATGCTG CGCACTCTGATGTCCTGGAAGTGCTACTTGGAGAAGAGGTCTTGGAATTCACACGCTGGTCACATAGCCAAAAGAAAGAGTTCAGTATCCCAGATcttttacagagaatgcatgtgaTGCAGCAAAAGATTGAGACACATGATATGAGTCTGAATTCTCTTCGGAGAAAGCATCCTGACGGAGATGAGATGAATAGTGATGACCCAGTGACATACTCGGAGGGGACCGCCACAAAGAACCTTGTGAAGGGCACCGAAAGTTACCAGTCCTCATTAGAACCTTTGACTGGAGAGGAGGATGTGGATTACTCGGTCAGTGACTTCTGGAGTCTGGGAAAAGAGGTGGAGCAATTAGCAGGTAGAATAACCATGTTGGAAGAGCACTGTGGCAACTGCACTGAGCCCCCTGGTGGTTCTGTTGTAGAACTGCAAGCAGATATAGCATCCCTACGTCAAAGCCTGGAGGATCATTTGAGAATGTTTCAAAAACTTTTCAGTAATACAGAAGAACTAGTCAGCACGACTAGAAGCCTGAACCTACTTGAAGTTTGGAGGCTggtgagaaagaaagaagaaaagagaAGGAGGGGGCACCAAAACCAAGAACAGAtgaaaagagaagaaaagacttCCAGTATGCGAAGCAAAAGACACAGTGAAACAG AACATGCTCAGTTACTACATCCCCCCGTGGTGTTCATCACAAGCTTGGACTACAGAATAGGACCAAATGGGGAGCTTGCATCAAAAAATGTGGCTGTGAACTACGGTGGTACTTTTAATCCTACATCAGGGGTGTTCCAGGCCCCTGAGACGGGACTCTATCTCTTTTTAGTGACCTTAGACTTTGAGAGAGGCCTTTCATTGGCTGTACTGAAGCGCGGTGGAGTTCCAGTGGCCTCCATCAGACAGGAACCAGGGGAAAAGAGGGGACCAGTGAGCCGAGCCTCTCTGCTGGAGCTTCGGCGAGGGGAGACAGTTACATTAGAATTGATGCATGGATCATTACGAAAAGCGCAGCCTGGGGATAACACACTGTCTGGACTGTTGCTCTTCATTACAGAGCACAAGGACTTGCTGTGA
- the bmpr1ab gene encoding LOW QUALITY PROTEIN: bone morphogenetic protein receptor, type IAb (The sequence of the model RefSeq protein was modified relative to this genomic sequence to represent the inferred CDS: deleted 1 base in 1 codon), which translates to MKSTSMVVVFAVLGATVLLSLPAEGGQNPDYMLHGTGVKPGSDPKRQQAGDGSTVAPEDAARFLSCYCSGHCPEDAKNNTCETNGQCFAIIEEDEHGEGILTSGCMKYEGSHFQCKDSPNAQTRRTIECCSTDFCNKYLQPTLPPPIPGNPPLWNAHLLAFLISVTVCCFTLVAITVVCYYRYKLQTGRRRYQRDLEKDEAFIPAGESLKDLISQSSTGSGSGLPLLVQRTIAKQIQMVRQIGKGRYGEVWLGRWRGEKVAVKVFFTREEASWFRETEIYQTVLMRHENILGFIAADIKGTGAFTQLFLITDYHENGSLYDYLKYTTLDTQALLRLAYSAACGLCHLHTEIYGTQGKPAIAHRDLKSKNILIKKNGTCCIADLGLAVKYNSDTNEVDVPLSTRMGTRRYMAPEVLDETLNKNQFQAYIMADIYSYGLIVWEMARRCVTGGIVEEYQLPYWDMVPSEPSYEDMREVVCVKTMRPVVSNRWNSDECLRAMLKLMCECWAQNPASRLTALRVKKTLAKMVESQDIKI; encoded by the exons ATGAAAAGCACTTCCATGGTCGTCGTATTTGCCGTTTTGGGAGCTACCGTCCTCCTCTCGCTGCCGGCTGAGG GTGGGCAGAACCCAGACTACATGCTTCACGGCACTGGGGTCAAGCCCGGATCGGATCCAAAGAGGCAACAAGCAGGGGATGGGTCCACCGTGGCCCCCGAGGATGCTGCCCGCTTCCTTAGCTGTTATTGCTCAGGCCACTGCCCTGAAGATGCCAAAAACAACACCTGCGA GACAAACGGCCAGTGTTTTGCTATCATAGAGGAAGATGAGCATGGCGAGGGTATCCTCACCTCCGGCTGCATGAAGTACGAGGGCTCCCACTTCCAGTGCAAG GACTCTCCTAATGCTCAGACCAGACGGACCATCGAGTGCTGTTCCACAGATTTCTGTAATAAATACCTTCAGCCCACACTTCCACCTCCTATTCCAGGAA ATCCTCCGTTATGGAACGCCCACTTGCTGGCCTTTCTG ATCTCCGTAACAGTGTGTTGCTTCACTTTGGTGGCCATAACTGTGGTGTGTTACTATAG GTATAAGCTACAGACGGGACGGAGGCGGTACCAAAGAGATCTGGAAAAGGATGAGGCCTTCATCCCTGCAGGAGAGTCTCTCAAAGATCTCATTAGTCAGTCCAGCACTGGCTCTGGTTCAGGGCTCCCCCTGCTG GTCCAGCGCACCATCGCTAAACAAATTCAGATGGTGCGTCAGATTGGAAAGGGGAGGTATGGAGAAGTGTGGCTCGGTCGCTGGAGAGGAGAAAAGGTGGCGGTGAAAGTGTTCTTTACCCGTGAAGAAGCCAGTTGGTTCAGAGAGACCGAGATTTACCAAACGGTGCTCATGAGACACGAGAATATACTCG GCTTTATAGCTGCAGATATTAAGGGCACAGGGGCATTCACTCAGCTTTTCCTCATCACGGACTACCATGAGAACGGCTCTCTCTATGACTATCTGAAATACACCACCCTGGACACACAGGCTCTGCTGAGGCTGGCCTACTCTGCAGCCTGTGGCCTGTGCCACCTCCACACAGAGATCTACGGCACACAGGGCAAACCTGCCATCGCTCACAGAGACCTGAAGAGCAAAAACATCCTCATAAAGAAGAATGGCACCTGCTGCATTGCTGATCTGGGCCTAGCTGTGAAATACAACAG tGATACCAATGAGGTGGATGTCCCTCTGAGCACAAGGATGGGAACACGGCGGTACATGGCACCAGAGGTCCTGGATGAAACCCTAAATAAGAACCAATTCCAAGCGTACATAATGGCTGATATTTACAGCTACGGTCTCATTGTTTGGGAGATGGCTCGCAGATGCGTGACAGGAG GTATTGTTGAGGAGTATCAGTTGCCATACTGGGACATGGTACCTTCAGAACCGTCCTATGAAGACATGAGGGAAGTGGTATGTGTTAAAACCATGCGGCCAGTGGTGTCTAATCGCTGGAACAGTGACGAG TGCTTACGGGCCATGCTGAAGCTTATGTGCGAGTGCTGGGCCCAAAATCCAGCCTCTCGTCTCACAGCTCTTCGAGTCAAGAAAACACTCGCCAAAATGGTTGAATCACAGGATATCAAAATATGA